The Streptomyces sp. NBC_01353 genome contains a region encoding:
- a CDS encoding Cmx/CmrA family chloramphenicol efflux MFS transporter — MPLAVYILGLSVFALGTSEFMLSGLLPPIADDMNVSIPRAGLLISAFAIGMVVGAPLLAVATLRLPRKTTLVTLITVFGLGQVVGALAPNYAVLFASRIVSALACAGFWAVGAAVAIAMVPVSSRARAMAVMIGGLSIANVLGVPAGAFLGEHLGWRSAFWAVGVASAIALVGVATRIPHIPLPETKPRLKRELVIYRDRQVLLSIVITALAAGGVFCAFSYLAPVITDVAGIDTRWVSAILGLFGIGALIGTTIGGRVADAHLFGVLLTGITASTVFLAALALFASSPVAVIALSFLLGVSAFYTAPALNARMFNVAGAAPTLAGATTTAAFNLGNTAGPWFGGTVIDADFGFAATAWAGAAMTVVALATVALSLRLHKSRSRVVASSTPERQKVVSAG; from the coding sequence ATGCCCCTGGCCGTCTACATCCTCGGCCTCTCCGTCTTCGCGCTCGGCACGAGCGAATTCATGCTGTCCGGCCTTCTCCCACCCATCGCCGACGACATGAACGTCTCCATCCCCCGCGCCGGCCTCCTCATCTCCGCCTTCGCCATCGGCATGGTCGTCGGCGCCCCGCTGCTCGCCGTCGCGACCCTCCGGCTCCCCCGCAAGACGACCCTGGTCACCCTGATCACCGTCTTCGGCCTCGGCCAGGTCGTCGGCGCCCTCGCACCCAACTACGCGGTCCTCTTCGCCTCCCGGATCGTCAGCGCACTCGCCTGCGCCGGCTTCTGGGCGGTCGGCGCCGCCGTCGCCATCGCGATGGTCCCCGTGAGCTCACGCGCCCGCGCCATGGCGGTCATGATCGGCGGACTGTCGATAGCCAACGTCCTCGGTGTCCCCGCCGGCGCCTTCCTCGGCGAGCACCTCGGCTGGCGCTCCGCGTTCTGGGCGGTCGGCGTGGCCTCCGCCATCGCGCTCGTCGGCGTGGCGACCCGTATCCCGCACATCCCGCTCCCCGAGACCAAGCCCCGCCTCAAGCGCGAGCTGGTGATCTACCGCGACCGCCAGGTGCTGCTCTCGATCGTGATCACCGCGCTCGCCGCGGGCGGCGTCTTCTGCGCGTTCTCGTACCTCGCCCCGGTCATCACGGACGTCGCCGGGATCGACACCCGCTGGGTCTCCGCCATCCTCGGCCTCTTCGGCATCGGTGCGCTGATCGGTACGACGATCGGCGGCCGAGTCGCCGACGCCCACCTCTTCGGGGTCCTGCTCACCGGCATCACCGCCTCGACGGTCTTCCTGGCCGCCCTGGCCCTCTTCGCCTCCAGCCCGGTCGCGGTGATCGCCCTGTCCTTCCTCCTCGGCGTCTCGGCCTTCTACACCGCGCCCGCCCTCAACGCCCGCATGTTCAACGTGGCCGGCGCCGCCCCGACCCTCGCGGGCGCCACTACCACCGCCGCCTTCAACCTCGGCAACACCGCGGGCCCCTGGTTCGGCGGCACGGTCATCGATGCGGACTTCGGCTTCGCGGCGACCGCGTGGGCGGGAGCCGCCATGACGGTGGTGGCACTGGCGACGGTCGCGCTCTCGCTACGGCTGCACAAGTCCCGCTCGCGCGTGGTGGCCTCCTCCACCCCGGAGCGGCAGAAGGTCGTATCGGCCGGCTGA
- a CDS encoding DUF4031 domain-containing protein: MTLFIDPPTWPGHGRMWSHLVSDVSHEELHAFAARIGAPPRAFERDHYDIPSDRYADAVAAGAVEVGSKELVRRITEAGLRRPKFPRRETESPL; the protein is encoded by the coding sequence GTGACCCTCTTCATCGACCCGCCGACCTGGCCGGGCCACGGCCGTATGTGGTCGCACCTCGTCAGCGACGTCTCGCACGAGGAGCTCCACGCCTTCGCGGCGAGGATCGGCGCCCCGCCGCGCGCCTTCGAGCGCGACCACTACGACATCCCGTCGGACCGCTACGCGGACGCGGTGGCGGCGGGTGCGGTCGAGGTCGGCTCGAAGGAACTCGTACGGCGGATCACGGAGGCGGGACTGCGGCGGCCGAAGTTCCCTCGGCGGGAGACGGAGTCCCCGCTGTAG
- a CDS encoding MurR/RpiR family transcriptional regulator, whose product MVGQSGGPTPGPTQDAPPAPAALAAKVRTLAPSMTRSMQRVAEAVAGDPAGCAALTVTGLAELTGTSEATVVRTARLLGYPGYRDLRLALAGLAAQQQSGRAPSVTADIAVDDPIADVVAKLAYDEQQTLADTAAGLDTVQLGAAVAALATARRIDIYGVGASGLVAQDLGQKLLRIGLLAHAHSDPHLAVTNAVQLRSGDVAIAITHSGSTGDVIEPLRVAFDHGATTVAITGRPDGPVTQYADHILTTSTARESELRPAAMSSRTSQLLVVDCLFTCVTQRTYETAAPALAASYEALAHRHSPRTR is encoded by the coding sequence GTGGTCGGCCAGTCCGGCGGCCCCACCCCCGGACCGACCCAGGACGCCCCGCCCGCGCCCGCCGCCCTGGCGGCCAAGGTACGCACCCTCGCGCCGTCCATGACCCGCTCCATGCAGCGGGTCGCCGAAGCCGTCGCCGGGGACCCGGCCGGCTGCGCCGCCCTCACGGTCACCGGCCTCGCCGAGCTCACCGGCACCAGCGAGGCGACCGTGGTCCGCACCGCCCGCCTCCTCGGCTACCCCGGCTACCGCGACCTCCGCCTCGCCCTCGCCGGCCTCGCCGCCCAGCAGCAGTCCGGCCGCGCGCCCTCCGTGACCGCCGACATCGCCGTCGACGACCCGATCGCCGACGTGGTCGCCAAGCTCGCCTACGACGAGCAGCAGACCCTCGCCGACACCGCCGCCGGACTCGACACCGTCCAGCTCGGTGCCGCCGTCGCCGCCCTCGCCACCGCCCGCCGCATCGACATCTACGGCGTCGGCGCCTCCGGCCTCGTCGCCCAGGACCTCGGCCAGAAGCTGCTCCGCATCGGCCTCCTCGCGCACGCGCACAGCGACCCGCACCTCGCCGTCACCAACGCCGTACAGCTCCGCTCGGGCGACGTCGCCATCGCCATCACCCACTCCGGCTCGACCGGCGACGTCATAGAACCCCTCCGCGTCGCCTTCGACCACGGCGCCACCACCGTCGCGATCACCGGCCGCCCGGACGGGCCCGTGACGCAGTACGCCGACCACATCCTCACCACCTCCACCGCCCGCGAGAGCGAGCTGCGGCCCGCGGCCATGTCGTCCCGCACCAGCCAACTCCTCGTCGTGGACTGCCTGTTCACCTGCGTCACCCAACGTACGTACGAGACGGCGGCCCCTGCCCTCGCGGCCTCGTACGAAGCCCTCGCCCACCGCCACTCCCCCCGCACCCGCTGA
- the murQ gene encoding N-acetylmuramic acid 6-phosphate etherase, whose amino-acid sequence MSSTYSELQAQLATLTTEAFRPELAEIDQLPTLDIARTMNTEDQTVPAAVAERLPAIAAAIDATAARMARGGRLIYAGAGTAGRLGVLDASECPPTFNTDPAEVVGLIAGGPSAMVKAVEGAEDSRELAAADLDALNLTANDTVVGVSASGRTPYAIGAVEHARTKGALTIGFSCNADSELAAAAEHGIEVVTGPELLTGSTRLKAGTAQKLVLNMISTITMIRLGKTYGNLMVDVRASNEKLQARSRRIVALATGAPDEQIETSLAAVDGEVKTAILMILADIDAKSADQRLTDSQGHLRAALHAQP is encoded by the coding sequence GTGTCCTCTACGTACTCCGAGCTTCAGGCGCAACTGGCCACACTCACCACCGAGGCGTTCCGGCCCGAGCTCGCGGAGATCGACCAGCTCCCGACCCTCGACATCGCCCGCACCATGAACACCGAGGACCAGACCGTCCCGGCCGCCGTCGCCGAACGGCTGCCGGCGATCGCCGCCGCCATCGACGCCACCGCCGCCCGCATGGCGCGCGGCGGCCGGCTGATCTACGCCGGCGCCGGCACGGCCGGCCGGCTCGGCGTCCTCGACGCCAGCGAGTGCCCGCCCACCTTCAACACCGACCCCGCCGAGGTCGTCGGCCTGATCGCGGGCGGCCCCTCCGCCATGGTGAAGGCCGTGGAAGGCGCGGAGGACTCCCGCGAACTCGCCGCCGCCGACCTCGACGCGCTGAACCTCACCGCGAACGACACGGTGGTCGGCGTCTCCGCCTCAGGCCGCACCCCGTACGCCATCGGCGCCGTCGAACACGCCCGCACCAAGGGCGCGTTGACGATCGGCTTCTCCTGCAACGCTGACAGCGAGCTGGCCGCCGCCGCCGAACACGGCATCGAGGTCGTCACCGGCCCCGAACTCCTCACCGGATCCACCCGGTTGAAGGCGGGCACGGCCCAGAAGCTCGTCCTCAACATGATCTCGACGATCACCATGATCCGGCTCGGCAAGACGTACGGAAACCTGATGGTCGACGTCCGCGCCTCCAACGAGAAGCTCCAGGCCAGGTCGCGGCGGATCGTCGCGCTCGCCACCGGAGCGCCGGACGAGCAGATCGAGACCTCCCTCGCCGCCGTCGACGGCGAAGTGAAGACCGCGATCCTGATGATCCTCGCCGACATCGACGCCAAGAGCGCCGACCAGCGCCTCACCGACTCACAGGGCCATCTGCGCGCCGCCCTGCACGCGCAGCCCTGA
- a CDS encoding calcium-binding protein, producing MSPLRPPRRLGPTVLTVAALLALGLPAGAASAAPPTCFGVPANITGSGTIQGTAGSDVIVGSDDVDSIDGLGGNDLICGLGGDDTVAGGRGNDQVDGGAGNDTVRGDVIALTGDATGGGNDRVFGGQGDDRLGGDSLAPGGTATGGGNDQIFGGPGDDVAAGDSRGVSASGGGADLLDGGEGDDDMNGDSAATGPDTVAAGAGDDVLRGGPGVDVLIGDSNAEGSTSGSGGDDVLDLGADGGFFAIGDHNAAAGTSTGSGNDRIVGGSANEILLGDSSVNTTPPASAGNDILEGRGGDDRILGDNADFFIEFTVGAVGGRDVLRGGADADRLLAGPSSDVLDGGAGTPDSCDGEAGTDVATPSCETTTNVP from the coding sequence ATGTCACCGCTCCGCCCACCCCGCCGCCTCGGCCCGACCGTGCTGACCGTGGCCGCGCTCCTCGCGCTCGGTCTCCCGGCGGGCGCCGCGTCCGCCGCCCCGCCGACCTGCTTCGGAGTCCCGGCGAACATCACCGGTTCGGGCACGATCCAGGGCACGGCCGGCAGCGATGTGATCGTCGGGTCCGACGACGTCGACTCCATCGACGGGCTGGGCGGCAACGACCTGATCTGCGGTCTGGGCGGGGACGACACGGTCGCCGGAGGGCGGGGCAACGACCAGGTCGACGGCGGGGCGGGCAACGACACCGTCCGTGGCGATGTGATCGCCCTGACCGGCGACGCCACCGGCGGCGGTAACGACCGGGTCTTCGGCGGCCAGGGCGACGACCGGCTCGGCGGGGACAGCCTCGCTCCAGGGGGCACGGCCACCGGCGGCGGGAACGACCAGATCTTCGGCGGGCCCGGCGATGATGTCGCGGCCGGTGACAGTCGCGGTGTCAGCGCGTCCGGTGGGGGCGCCGACCTGCTCGACGGCGGGGAGGGTGACGACGACATGAACGGGGACTCCGCCGCCACCGGCCCCGACACCGTCGCCGCCGGAGCCGGGGACGACGTGCTGCGGGGCGGACCCGGCGTCGATGTCCTCATCGGCGACAGCAACGCGGAGGGCAGCACCTCCGGGAGCGGCGGTGACGACGTCCTCGACCTGGGCGCCGACGGCGGGTTCTTCGCCATCGGCGACCACAACGCGGCGGCGGGAACGTCCACCGGCTCCGGGAACGACCGGATCGTCGGAGGCAGCGCGAACGAGATCCTCCTGGGGGACAGCTCCGTCAACACCACCCCGCCCGCCAGCGCCGGCAACGACATCCTGGAGGGCAGGGGCGGCGACGACCGGATCCTCGGCGACAACGCCGACTTCTTCATCGAGTTCACGGTCGGCGCCGTGGGCGGGCGCGACGTGCTCAGGGGTGGCGCCGACGCCGACCGGCTCCTCGCGGGCCCGAGCAGCGACGTCCTGGACGGGGGCGCCGGAACTCCCGACTCCTGCGACGGCGAGGCGGGCACGGACGTCGCGACGCCGTCCTGCGAGACGACGACGAACGTTCCCTGA
- a CDS encoding winged helix-turn-helix domain-containing protein has product MGRDGHLLTALAPISSYFPDFLTPPGHITSLEGGVDAVLSTGKKRLRAEITRLAESSPGPQAWFDDIAVGRPRALRRLGGALRRYHDVALAPYAPAAAAVAGRDVNRHARRIAEQGSEGLLDGLGPQLRWRPPVLEVDYPVAQSLELDGRGLLLVPSFFCHNHPIALADPGLPPVLVLPVARGPLWIPQPGTAPPRGFEAAGLDELIGPTRAAALRFLDTGHSTTELAARLCTSVSTASRHAGALRRAGLVVTARIGASVLHTRTALGTGLVHGI; this is encoded by the coding sequence ATGGGCCGGGACGGGCACCTGCTGACGGCTCTCGCGCCGATCAGCTCGTACTTCCCGGACTTCCTGACGCCTCCCGGGCACATCACGTCTCTCGAGGGCGGAGTCGACGCCGTGCTGTCGACCGGGAAGAAGCGCCTGCGGGCCGAGATCACCAGACTCGCCGAGTCCAGCCCGGGCCCACAGGCCTGGTTCGACGACATCGCCGTCGGCCGTCCCCGCGCGTTGCGTCGGCTCGGTGGCGCGTTACGCCGCTATCACGACGTCGCCCTGGCTCCGTACGCGCCCGCCGCAGCGGCGGTCGCCGGGCGGGACGTGAACCGTCATGCGCGGCGGATCGCCGAGCAGGGCAGCGAGGGCCTGCTGGACGGCCTCGGGCCGCAACTGCGCTGGCGCCCGCCGGTGCTGGAGGTGGACTATCCGGTGGCGCAGAGCCTGGAGCTGGACGGGCGCGGTCTGCTCCTGGTGCCCAGCTTCTTCTGCCACAACCATCCGATCGCCCTCGCCGATCCCGGGTTGCCGCCGGTCCTGGTCCTTCCGGTCGCCCGGGGACCCCTGTGGATTCCGCAGCCGGGGACTGCCCCGCCGCGCGGCTTCGAGGCGGCGGGCCTCGACGAGCTGATCGGGCCGACCCGCGCCGCCGCGCTGCGCTTCCTCGACACCGGCCACAGCACGACCGAGCTCGCGGCCCGTCTGTGCACGTCCGTTTCCACGGCCAGCCGCCACGCCGGGGCGCTGCGTCGTGCGGGCCTGGTGGTCACCGCGCGGATCGGAGCGTCCGTCCTGCACACGCGTACGGCGCTGGGCACCGGGCTGGTGCACGGCATCTGA
- a CDS encoding alpha/beta hydrolase: MTTYRIGALALAAAAVAVTLSAAPLTTTARAASGGLTWTNCAQKDGPATQECATLTVPVDYSNPRGPQLSLAVSRIRSERPGERRGTLAVIPGGPGSSGVQRLTMKGEALRRELGGTYDLVALDPRGVGGSAKASCGLDEGDRRMVTLRSWPAADGSIDENVERSRRTAEACARNGGDVLRSMTTANQARDLDRFRQALGEEKLSAWGVSYGTYVGAVYAQKFPHRTDRWVLDSSNDPDPSRVARGWLAYMGEGAEDRFPDFAAWAAHPDRAKEGLRLAERPEDVRPLVIALAERLDGEPKESAKAGVPLTGNVLRQALQNALYSDGAFAGFARLVVDAQVPDRKPTLPPQLAEALSDEDAAIMVGVICNDVKWPRSVPAHQRAVMADRARHPLTAGLPANITPCSFWKAPAEKPTRITDRGPSDILMIQSLRDPATPYAAGLKMRRALGDRARLVTVDHGGHGMYLGNGNACGDAAVTRFLRTGERPASDTYCAN; the protein is encoded by the coding sequence ATGACCACTTACAGGATCGGCGCACTTGCTCTCGCCGCCGCTGCCGTTGCCGTCACCCTCTCCGCGGCTCCCCTCACCACCACCGCTCGCGCCGCCTCTGGCGGGCTCACGTGGACGAACTGCGCCCAGAAGGACGGGCCCGCCACCCAGGAGTGCGCCACGCTCACCGTGCCCGTGGACTACAGCAACCCCCGTGGGCCCCAGCTCTCCCTCGCCGTGTCGCGGATCCGTAGCGAGCGGCCCGGGGAACGGCGTGGGACGTTGGCGGTGATTCCCGGTGGGCCCGGGAGTTCCGGTGTGCAGCGGCTGACGATGAAGGGGGAGGCCCTGCGCAGAGAGCTGGGCGGGACGTACGACCTGGTGGCGCTCGATCCGCGTGGGGTGGGCGGGAGCGCGAAGGCGAGTTGTGGGCTGGACGAGGGCGACCGGCGGATGGTGACGCTGCGGTCCTGGCCTGCGGCGGACGGCTCGATCGACGAGAACGTCGAGCGGTCCCGGCGTACCGCGGAGGCGTGTGCGCGCAACGGGGGTGATGTGTTGCGGAGCATGACGACGGCGAACCAGGCGCGGGACCTGGACCGGTTCCGGCAGGCGCTCGGGGAGGAGAAGCTCTCGGCGTGGGGTGTCTCGTACGGTACGTATGTCGGCGCCGTGTACGCGCAGAAGTTCCCGCACCGGACGGATCGTTGGGTGCTCGACAGCAGCAACGACCCGGACCCGAGCCGGGTGGCGCGGGGCTGGCTCGCGTACATGGGGGAGGGTGCGGAGGACCGTTTCCCCGACTTCGCGGCCTGGGCCGCGCATCCGGACCGGGCGAAGGAGGGGCTGCGGCTTGCGGAGCGGCCGGAGGACGTACGTCCGTTGGTGATCGCGCTGGCGGAACGGCTGGACGGTGAGCCGAAGGAGTCCGCGAAGGCGGGCGTACCGCTGACGGGGAACGTGCTGCGGCAGGCTCTGCAGAACGCGCTCTACAGCGACGGGGCCTTCGCGGGGTTCGCCCGTCTGGTGGTGGACGCCCAGGTCCCGGACCGTAAGCCCACGCTTCCGCCGCAGCTCGCCGAGGCGCTGTCCGACGAGGACGCGGCGATCATGGTCGGCGTCATCTGCAACGACGTGAAGTGGCCGCGCTCCGTCCCGGCGCACCAGCGGGCCGTCATGGCCGACCGGGCCCGTCACCCCCTCACGGCGGGCCTTCCGGCGAACATCACGCCCTGCTCGTTCTGGAAGGCTCCGGCCGAGAAGCCGACGCGCATCACCGACCGGGGTCCGTCCGACATCCTGATGATCCAGAGCCTGCGTGACCCGGCCACTCCGTACGCCGCCGGTCTGAAGATGCGCCGGGCCCTCGGCGACCGGGCCCGGCTGGTGACCGTCGACCACGGCGGGCACGGGATGTACCTGGGGAACGGGAACGCGTGCGGGGACGCGGCCGTGACGCGGTTCCTGCGCACGGGGGAGCGGCCGGCCTCCGACACGTACTGCGCGAACTGA